In the Mauremys mutica isolate MM-2020 ecotype Southern chromosome 13, ASM2049712v1, whole genome shotgun sequence genome, one interval contains:
- the LOC123348803 gene encoding olfactory receptor 49-like, which translates to MKNQSTVVEFIILGLSNSRHLNTALFVVLLVIFLLTIMGNITVVSLSLVDHRLQSPMYYFLRNFSFLEMCFTSVIMPRFLYSLLTERKSISLPGCFLQLLLFFLLGTCVFLHVAMMSFDRYMAICRPLRYGTIMNGRVCFQLVLGCWVMSFLLIFPPTFMVVLLPFCGPNVINHFYCDTAPLLQLSCRDTRHIEVMILVSGTVILLGTLTVTIISYGCIISTIIRIPSTTGRKKAFSTCSAHLMVVVILYSSSIFRYLRPGQRGAKDFDKVVSFLYSVVAQLFNPYIYALRNEQVKQALKGICGRAFSKCVRLS; encoded by the coding sequence ATGAAGAACCAGAGCACCGTGGTGGAATTCATCATCTTGGGCCTGTCCAACAGCCGCCATTTAAACACCGCCCTGTTTGTGGTTCTATTAGTTATCTTCCTGTTGACCATAATGGGTAACATCACAGTTGTCAGCCTCTCCCTGGTGGACCATCGCCTCCAGTCGCCCATGTATTATTTCCTGAGGAACTTCTCTTTTTTGGAAATGTGTTTCACATCCGTCATCATGCCCAGGTTCCTCTACAGCCTCCTGACAGAGAGAAAATCTATTTCCCTTCCTGGTTGTTTCCTTCAGTTGTTGTTGTTCTTCCTCCTGGGCACCTGTGTATTTCTCCATGTAGCTATGATGTCCTTTGACCGCTACATGGCTATCTGCCGTCCCTTGCGTTACGGCACCATCATGAATGGCAGAGTCTGCTTCCAGTTAGTGCTGGGCTGCTGGGTGATGAGTTTTCTCTTAATATTTCCTCCAACGTTTATGGTTGTGCTGTTACCGTTCTGTGGCCCCAATGTCATAAACCACTTCTACTGTGACACGGCCCCATTGCTCCAACTCTCCTGCAGGGACACAAGACACATTGAGGTAATGATCTTGGTTTCAGGAACAGTTATCTTACTTGGTACTTTAACAGTCACTATCATTTCCTATGGCTGTATCATCTCCACTATCATACGCATCCCATCCACCACAGGAAGGAAAaaagccttttccacctgctctgcTCACCTGATGGTGGTTGTGATATTGTACAGTAGCTCCATCTTCAGATACCTCCGACCAGGACAGCGGGGAGCAAAGGACTTTGACAAAGTTGTGTCCTTTCTGTACTCTGTGGTGGCTCAACTCTTTAACCCCTACATCTACGCTCTTCGCAACGAACAAGTCAAACAGGCTCTGAAgggcatctgtggcagagcattTTCGAAATGTGTGAGGCTCTCATGA
- the LOC123347713 gene encoding olfactory receptor 6C75-like, with product MENQTAVTEFILLGFTDVRWLQILLFVLLLITYVLTLAGNILIISITLADRRLQTPMYFFLRNFSLLEIGFTSASIPKVLFNVASGCQSISVAGCFAQCLFYLTVGTAEFCLLAAMSFDRYVAICKPLHYTSIMTGHFCNWLVLASWLIGFGYVLVPLVLLFRLPFCGPNIINHFFCDNFELLKLACTDTRLLGLLDFLLATGSILGTLAITVFSYFNIISKVMHIPSTAERQKAFSTCASHITVISITYGSCIFMYVTPTWSSRLDLSRAVAVLNNVVSPLLNPLIYSLRNKQVKEALRNTLSQSMIFSKNPRM from the coding sequence ATGGAGAACCAAACTGCAGTGACAGAGTTTATCCTTCTGGGCTTCACAGATGTTCGCTGGCTGCAGATCCTGCTCTTCGTTTTGTTACTTATCACCTACGTCTTGACCTTAGCTGGAAACATTCTCATTATCTCCATCACTCTGGCGGACCGGCGCCTCCAGACACCCATGTATTTTTTCCTCAGGAATTTCTCACTTTTGGAGATTGGCTTCACCTCAGCGTCCATCCCAAAAGTTTTATTCAATGTGGCGTCGGGCTGCCAGTCCATATCTGTGGCTGGGTGCTTTGCACAATGTTTATTTTATCTCACTGTGGGCACTGCTGAGTTTTGCCTGCTGGCGGCCATGTCCTTCGATAGGTATGTGGCCATCTGCAAACCCCTGCACTACACGTCCATCATGACCGGTCACTTCTGTAACTGGCTGGTGCTGGCCTCTTGGCTTATTGGTTTTGGGTATGTGCTCGTCCCGCTTGTTCTATTGTTCCGGTTGCCATTCTGTGGCCCCAACATCAttaaccatttcttctgtgacaacTTTGAATTGCTTAAACTTGCCTGCACAGACACCCGGCTCCTAGGGCTCCTGGATTTCCTCTTGGCCACAGGCAGCATATTGGGCACTTTAGCCATCACTGTGTTCTCCTATTTCAATATCATCTCCAAGGTGATGCACATCCCCTCCACGGCCGAGAGGCAGAAAGCTttctccacctgcgcctctcACATCACCGTGATCTCCATCACCTACGGCAGCTGCATTTTCATGTATGTCACACCCACATGGAGCAGCAGGCTGGACTTGAGCAGGGCTGTGGCTGTTCTTAACAATGTTGTGTCCCCTCTGCTCAACCCCTtaatctacagcctgaggaacaaacAGGTGAAAGAGGCCTTGAGGAACACACTCAGCCAGAGCATGATATTTTCTAAGAATCCAAGGATGTGA